The following coding sequences are from one Gossypium hirsutum isolate 1008001.06 chromosome A12, Gossypium_hirsutum_v2.1, whole genome shotgun sequence window:
- the LOC107928723 gene encoding uncharacterized protein gives MAPFSLRSRLQASALSKRRLKSKAKHGRKGMKNMAESFKRLKSEMEEISEEQKNIREGQRQVKEKFGIIESECEELKRETRLIIQQSARTQVKLALMFRILKAREAGELNTAATLTEMLREIVGREREESKADI, from the exons ATGGCTCCGTTCTCTTTACGTAGCCGTCTTCAGGCTTCTGCGCTAAGCAAGAGGCGTCTCAAATCCAAAGCCAAgcat GGGAGGAAAGGGATGAAGAACATGGCGGAAAGCTTCAAAAGATTGAAATCTGAAATGGAAGAAATAAGCGAGGAACAAAAGAATATCAGGGAAGGGCAAAGGCAAGTTAAAGAAAAATTCGGAATCATCGAATCCGAGTGCgaggaattgaagagggaaactAGGCTCATAATCCAGCAAAGTGCGAGAACTCAG GTTAAACTTGCTCTTATGTTCCGCATACTGAAAGCAAGGGAAGCCGGCGAGTTGAATACCGCTGCCACTCTCACTGAAATGCTCCG TGAAATAGTAGGAAGAGAGAGGGAGGAAAGCAAAGCTGACATCTGA